The following proteins are co-located in the Gossypium hirsutum isolate 1008001.06 chromosome A02, Gossypium_hirsutum_v2.1, whole genome shotgun sequence genome:
- the LOC121214535 gene encoding uncharacterized protein: protein MDLQDEDIDAFSFRSAVIVDNTFSPRIGYLPPTNEANPEVEVCLNLKKQDTELEACILLSLPEPSFRTWLEPSGETDTTIAPGPSDNKITRHEPGSKSKWKMKIKAAIAKVTNSWSAKKQQQEAPYIDVVLYEIDAKGVPKMRWEDEKKSHAKSKRRPTSCICCPKISRIRDFVLEEYV, encoded by the exons ATGGATTTACAAGACGAAGATATCGATGCATTTTCTTTTCGAAGCGCTGTCATCGTCGACAATACTTTTTCCCCTAGAATTGGTTATCTCCCTCCAACAAATGAAG caaATCCAGAAGTAGAAGTGTGCCTTAATTTGAAGAAGCAAGACACTGAACTAGAGGCGTGTATTTTGTTAAGCTTACCAGAACCATCATTCAGGACGTGGTTGGAACCAAGTGGTGAAACAGACACCACCATAGCTCCTGGTCCTTCAGACAACAAGATCACAAGACATGAACCTGGTTCGAAATcgaaatggaaaatgaaaatcaAAGCTGCCATTGCTAAGGTAACAAATTCATGGAGTGCCAAGAAACAACAGCAAGAAGCTCCTTATATTGATGTCGTTTTATACGAAATAGATGCCAAAGGGGTACCGAAAATGAGATGGGAAGACGAGAAAAAAAGCCATGCAAAATCAAAAAGAAGGCCAACATCATGCATTTGCTGCCCTAAAATATCAAGGATTAGAGATTTCGTGTTAGAAGAATATGTTTAA
- the LOC121216251 gene encoding uncharacterized protein produces the protein MALTLSKFIVLKPSDNNGYLSYIREGENNLGFLKFFETQAVSPYAKLEVEISDTNDLVHIRSFQNNKYWQRTKTVSIAGVPLEQYWIAATAKNKEENQSKETCTLFKFAPVDHATGTVRIVHVQSGCNLCLWLGSDLILNRCVSANYREFDSNGFDIFSIIDCKSSLVLPKYVAFKGHNNKYLCVRENYLAFSADDIGDSTVACETFVTDDGKVHIKSICAGKFWWADPKWIWVGYDDPSNWGEGRTIF, from the coding sequence ATGGCATTGACCTTGTCCAAGTTTATCGTCCTCAAACCCAGCGACAATAATGGCTACTTAAGCTATATACGTGAAGGCGAAAACAACCTTGGGTTTCTCAAATTCTTTGAAACTCAAGCCGTGAGTCCATATGCTAAGTTAGAAGTGGAGATTTCCGACACAAATGACTTGGTGCATATAAGAAGCTTCCAAAACAACAAGTATTGGCAACGAACCAAAACCGTTTCCATTGCCGGAGTCCCACTGGAGCAGTACTGGATTGCCGCCACTGCCAAAAACAAGGAGGAAAATCAATCCAAGGAGACATGTACGTTGTTCAAGTTTGCCCCTGTAGACCATGCTACTGGTACTGTACGAATCGTGCATGTCCAATCAGGGTGCAATTTATGCTTATGGCTAGGGAGTGATCTGATACTTAATCGCTGCGTATCGGCAAACTACCGGGAGTTTGATAGTAATGGCTTTGATATCTTCAGCATTATTGATTGTAAGTCGTCACTGGTTTTGCCAAAGTACGTTGCCTTCAAAGGACATAATAACAAGTACCTGTGTGTTCGTGAAAATTACTTAGCATTTTCAGCGGATGACATTGGTGACTCAACTGTGGCATGCGAGACTTTTGTTACTGATGATGGAAAGGTTCACATCAAATCCATTTGTGCTGGAAAGTTTTGGTGGGCTGACCCGAAATGGATTTGGGTAGGATATGATGACCCTAGCAACTGGGGCGAAGgcagaacaattttttag
- the LOC121216249 gene encoding uncharacterized protein encodes MALTLPKFIVLKPSDNNGYLSYIREGENNLGCQNNKYWQRTQTVSIAGVPPEQYWIAATAQNKEEDQSKETCTLFKFVPAGPVTGTDRTVQIVHVQSGCKLCLLPGSDLLLNRCVSANYREFDSNGFDIFSIIDCKSLLVLPKYVAFKGHNNKYLCVRENYLAFSADDIGDSTVAFETFVTNGGKVHIKSICAGKFWWANNSAIWVGSDDPRNNDGPPFRPVKVDDKTIGLFSLVNNKFCTTLTRQNGEECLNPAVPTITKEAKLTVEEPVLTRDIYDVKYDLGNSRVYHETTFIIAKNFASNYTRQPTHMDIKLSYTNIKTSTWKSNFPLKLAMEAKMEFNVPLISQGNIEMSGEFHSDVKWEETKESKTLVDVVHKIVVPAMTKVTVNLIATKGKCDVPFTFMQSDTLYDGTIVTTEVQGATYTGSNYYSIHFETEETKLDP; translated from the exons ATGGCATTGACCTTGCCCAAGTTTATCGTCCTCAAACCCAGCGACAATAATGGCTACTTAAGCTATATACGTGAAGGCGAAAACAACCTTGG TTGCCAAAACAACAAGTATTGGCAACGAACCCAAACCGTTTCCATCGCCGGAGTCCCACCGGAGCAGTACTGGATTGCCGCCACTGCCCAAAACAAGGAGGAAGATCAATCCAAGGAGACATGTACGTTGTTCAAGTTTGTCCCTGCAGGCCCTGTTACTGGTACGGACCGTACGGTACAAATCGTGCATGTCCAATCAGGGTGCAAGTTATGCTTATTGCCAGGGAGTGATCTGCTACTTAATCGCTGCGTGTCGGCAAACTACCGGGAGTTTGATAGTAATGGCTTTGATATCTTCAGCATTATTGATTGTAAGTCGTTACTGGTTTTGCCAAAGTACGTTGCCTTCAAAGGACATAATAACAAGTACCTGTGTGTTCGTGAAAATTACTTAGCATTTTCAGCAGATGACATTGGTGACTCAACTGTGGCATTCGAGACTTTTGTTACTAATGGTGGAAAGGTTCACATCAAATCCATTTGTGCTGGAAAGTTTTGGTGGGCCAACAATAGTGCGATTTGGGTAGGATCTGATGACCCTAGAAACAATGATGGCCCCCCGTTTCGCCCTGTCAAAGTTGACGATAAGACTATAGGTCTGTTCAGTCTGGTCAACAATAAGTTCTGCACGACCCTCACACGACAAAACGGCGAGGAATGTCTTAACCCAGCTGTCCCAACCATCACCAAAGAAGCCAAGTTAACGGTGGAAGAGCCAGTCTTGACAAGGGATATCTATGATGTCAAATATGATCTTGGTAATTCCAGGGTTTACCACGAAACAACCTTTATTATTGCCAAGAATTTTGCTAGTAACTATACCCGACAACCCACCCATATGGACATAAAGCTTTCATATACAAATATCAAGACTAGTACTTGGAAGAGTAATTTTCCACTCAAGTTAGCAATGGAAGCTAAAATGGAATTCAACGTACCATTGATTTCTCAGGGAAATATTGAAATGTCCGGTGAATTTCACTCAGATGTCAAGTGGGAAGAGACCAAAGAATCGAAAACTTTAGTAGACGTTGTACACAAAATTGTTGTGCCTGCGATGACTAAGGTGACGGTTAACCTCATTGCAACCAAAGGTAAGTGCGATGTTCCCTTCACTTTCATGCAAAGTGACACTCTTTATGATGGGACCATTGTCACAACTGAAGTTCAAGGTGCCACTTACACTGGTTCCAATTACTACAGCATTCACTTTGAGACTGAAGAAACAAAGCTGGATCCGTGA